The Periophthalmus magnuspinnatus isolate fPerMag1 chromosome 15, fPerMag1.2.pri, whole genome shotgun sequence genomic sequence ttgattacTTTTGCCATAAATGGTGCTTTTGTACATCACCATatttttaatgtacattttttaatattataatagTAAATATTATAATGCAAATTCTAATCACATTTCCATTTAATAATTAAAGGTTAAGTTAAGTAAATATTCCTTCTACTTTACCACTCAACCTGTTCCAAAACAAAGATATTTTGTTCTGTGGTCTCAGGCATAACAGCGTGTTTGTCAAACAGCACTGGGCTCACAGCGACTCTGGGACTGACGATTCATGCTGCGGGTAAATATATGTGTTTGCATTACAGTAGCTAAAAAGGCCATTTACCACAAACCACTAATAGCATCACTGTGGGACTCCCTGTGTTATGTGTCTGTATGCCACATTATTTTGTTACTTACATGACTAGTCTTGCTTGGCAAATCCAGATGATATCTCATTCCTTTATTTATCTCATGAtagtatctatttatttttcctgATATGGACCATGCATGACACTGATtggccaatccacctgtcagtcacggccatttgaaaaaggggagattcactggtgaccagactcacatcttcgttaagtattgaagaagtgcgttctggatctcaggcaatgGCTGGTTTGCtagtaataacaaaaaaaactgttaagAAATGTACGTACTGGATTGAATGTACTAAATTCttaaaattgatttattttttttaatactggGATTATATGAAATGTTTATTGAGTTTCACCCGgtatatttgactttttattcatttttgttgtttacatttacacagcgGATGGATTTGCTCTTGGTGCAGCAGTGGCCACAGCTAAAGTAACTGTACAAGTCATAATATTTTTGGCTGTAATTCTACACAAGGTGAGATTAATTTATCAAATAACTCATTGTTAAGTTTGTTCTGTAGGCCTTAGGTGAGATAAACCAGACTGGTAATTTCAAGGCTCACACCCAGAGATAGTACATAACAACCACCTGTTCCCACTCACTGTCTGCCCCTGGGGACAATGTAGATGGACCAATTTACATCTGCACTATTGTTTTTAACCAAGGGAAAAACCTGAGATAACAATATCATAGAACAGTGGGCCTGATTATTTACCACtgccaatataaaaaaaagatgcaAACGTTTGCACATTGACTGTGTTCAGAAATGTACACAGTCAATGTGCAAACTGACATTTCTGTCAgatgaaaaaacattttatagcaatgaattttgtattttgtatttatacacTTTATCACTATTGAGGTGAAATTTAATAGTACACTACGCACcatttctggtgcagggtccatcacctgcttgtctccatggagatgttttgcctgtaatattccacagtatagtattcATATGAtctatgttttttattgctctaaaatacactgaaaaacatgcattcttacataCATTGTCACATCTCCATAGATCTACCTATAACTTTACCTGGtgacattacctgcttgtctccatgaagacataTACATTTATTGCCGTATGGAAcgttacaggcaaagcaataacatctccatcacACTAAAATGTGTCCTGCAGTTTAAAATAGATGTCATGACACTAATATGTGTTTCTTATGCAGGCTCCTGCATCCTTTGGCCTGGTCTCTTACCTGATGCACACAGGCCTGGAGAAGAAGTACATTCAGGGACATTTACTCACCTTTTCTGCTGCGGCTCCTATCGTTGCCATCGCCACTTACTTTATTTTGCATGTTGTAAGATCAATTCAAATCATATTGATATATTTCATAGGTGAAGCAGAAGCTAGACCTGCCATTGTACAGTCTTTGAAGTGTGATAATAATATTGcattaaataatacaattaTGAGGATAATAATCCCTTGAAAATGAACCATAATCGCCACTTGGCTCTGgcatgaaatgttccgcagtatgctctcttgcatttattcaccaATGTTTTTATGTCAGAATACTTCATGAAACACACTAGCGGCAATAAAAGTACATACAAATATAGAGCTCAACAATATCAACAATAactttatataataattattgtgagcaGCCTAACACTAATTTGCAGAGGTGTGGACTTGCAAATATGAGACTTGGACTCGAGTCACATTTCAGTCACTATTTTGATGACTTGAgacttgataaaatggacttagacttgggacttgacttggacttggaGCGCTGCAAATTGAGACAACTTGAAGTTTCTCCttagaaattaaataaatgtgtcaagGAAACACTCTCTATATAGTTGATacatagctttattttttggaaCAAACTGGAAAATGTCCCTCTTCTAAAAGCTTTTTTGTAATTTGGTATAAAGATTCGAAAGGACTTGAAACTCAAAGCATAGGACTTGAGGGTTGTCCTGCCTGTTTAGACTTTGATATACAAAATACATCTATACAGTCTCACCTGTGGTAACCAGACACATTTTCTTCTGTCCACAGTCTGGCAGTTCCTCTGTGAACCAAAACAGCACTACTGGCATTGGGATGTTATTCTCAGGCGGGACTTTTCTTTATGTGGCTACAGTTCATGTCCTCCCAGAGATCAGCAGCAGAGCGGGCGATACAGACTCTCTCCAACCCCATCCTGAAGGACATCTGCACCAACAGCACTACATGGGACTCCTTGAAAGTCTCACCCTCATTTTTGGACTTGGGCTTCCTGTTATACTTGCTTTAGGCCTAGATGACGACTGAGGAGAAAGACTTACGTAGTGCCATGGAAAAGACTCATCTCAATGGGACCACCCTTTGTTATTTAACACACGTGCTCGGAAGAAAAGGTTGTCATCCAAAGTTTAACATTTCAGCCTGTGTCACTATGCTTTGATTTGGTGCCAAAATATTTCTCACCATTTATAACAAAAGATAGCTCCCCAAGAGATTTCTAGTTGACGACACATTGAAGCTACTTGATAAGTTATGGGGGAAACACCAAATAACCTGATACACCCTGTTTTGCACTACACAAAAGAAACTAGGCCAGAGGTACCCACCAGCTTCTTATTAACATGCGAACGAGGTTGATTTGTTCCAAATACTTGAATAAAGGTTTAAAGTTACAGTTTTCCGTGCAGTATATGAAGCACAGGATGCCTTAAGGCTGTAGAGaagacaatattttattttgatggacctttttaaaattattgttaaatatatttaattatataaaattaaGCAGCAATAAAAATTCTTTGAAAAAAGGATTTCCTGACTACTCGATGACCCAAGCGTTCTATTTTGCAAATCAAAAGGATTCTAACGATACAACTTATAGCCAGCTTTGTATATGAACAGTGGTTCTGCAGTATTTTACTACCATTGTTCACATTAAAGGTAAATACTCCACATTTCAAAGGCGTTTTGTTTTAGGTGATAACCATATAAGAAGACTTTGAGAAGGAGGAGTGCAGTTGTttgtcatggttcaacatcaCAGGAAAGGACAAACTGGGGAGGactaacaattcaaaacaatttTAATGGAAACAATGCAGTATTTCTAGTGTATTGCTGCCTTCTACGAGCTATCCTCTTATGACCTAAAGGAAGTCATGTATCATTTTacacatcttttttctttttgttcaaaCAACctctaaacaaacacactgtatATGATTTACATACATAACAGTGATGTCCAATAAGCAAATACTTAACATGGcttacttatatatatatatatatatatatatatatatatatatatatatatatatatatatatatatatatatatatatatatatatatatatatatagcatctAACCCTTAACTAAGCACAGGTATGAAAGTTTACTGTTGAATTTGGATTAAGGAGGGAAACAGTGAAAAGGACCTCTGTGTGTCAGTTTGAATTGGTCTGTGCCTGTAGgccattagaaaaaaaaaattgaaaatattgTAGAcctaatgaaaaaaaagtattttgatcACTTTCACACCATTAAAGTAACTTTCagactttatttacacaaacaaaCTACAGAAAGTAACAAATCACCTTAGTTAcatataaagaaacaaaaagagcACAGGGCACCATCAGTGAGACAGAGTATGTTCACCTGATATTATTCACCTGATGCCATTTCAAACTGACCAGATCAATTCATAAGTAAAATACTACAAGGTGAAGAATACATTTATTGAATCAAACAGTATTATATTGTCTCTTCTTTCATAGTTTCATTTTATAGTGTCTCCTTTGCTTGcttagtcaattttttttttccatgttatGAGCAATCAACACATGCTAGGCGGAGAAAATAAATTATCCAGTAACTGCCTTTAAATCTTACCAAAAAGTCATATAGAGTTTGACTGCACTGTGGAAAATGTTGACCACATAATTTAGTACATACATACAGAGCAAAAAACTTGGTGCAGAtgcaaatgttgtgtttttacctggaatgttccacagtatagcaataAACATATCTAGCTATATGAAGCACCACCAGGCAAAGTTGCAGGTTAGATTAGAAGAAAGGTGACCCCATTCACAATCttctcaaggtatttttgaacaataaaaacacctgtagaaTAAATGCAAAGATGCTtaaatagataagttaaatttcattctgtggaacactgcagacaaagaaaaaaacatctccgtgaagacaagcaggtgccccaccagaaaagttacattgtgcacctttaaattaactGGCTGTGTAACAAATGTGGTTAATACTAAATCAGTTTCACATGGCCCATAGCAGCATTGAGTTGAGCTTCTTTGAGTCTCTGGtcaaaattgttgttgttgatgtgctGCCTCACTCTGTCTCTGAGATGAAATGAAGCCCGGGCCAGTCTGTGCGCCTCCTCCTGTATTtgctccctctgcctcctcagCTTCTCTATCTTCCATTCCTTCCTTACTACACAACTCTCCTTCATCtttctcacctcctcttcctcggcctgcagcctctctctcatctgctgGTGACACACCTCTCTAAGTCTGTTTCTCTGCTTTACCTGCATGGCTCTGCTTTTGTTCAACTCTGAGGCGTGTTGGGTTGCTTTCTGCATCCTCCGCTGGCTCACTTCGTACAATACTCTTTTGTGCATTAGCTGTTCTGTCTTCTGTAGTGAAGCCCTTAGCTTTGCCCTGTGAATCTGCTCCTCTTCTTGTGCAACTCTTTCTTTAATCTCCCTTAAACGTGCATCTACAACCTCCGCATATTTCTTACTACAGACCTCCATCTTTTTCTCcagctctcttctcctctgctcctccacctcttcttcttcctgttcTATCCGCTGCTTTGTAAACACATGTCTCAAAAGCTCTTGTCTGTTCTCCTCTTgcagtctcctcctctccttcatttCCTGTAGTGCTTTGTTCATCTttgccctctgctccctctccactGATACCACCCTGTCCTGTTCTAGCACTTTTCTatcctcttcttctttatcTCTCAGCAGCCTCTCCTGGTTACGTTTACGTTCCCCTGCTTCCCTCACAGCGGCTATCAACTTCTCCTTTCTTTGCACCTCAACTTCTTCTTTCAGTCTCCTCCATCTATCTTCATGTAAAAGCACCTCTTGTTCCAGTTGTGTTGATTTCTCCGTTTCCAATTTGTTCCTAACCCTCCTCCTAAATTCTAACTCCTCATGCCAACGCTTCATtcccaactttatttttttcagtctctttctctcctcctccatcttctcaGCATCCTCTTTATGCCTTGCATCCTTTCTCTCCTGTTCTTCATTGTAACTTTGCTCTAGTCTCATTTGCTCTTCCTCATGCCTTGCCAACATCAATGCAGCTATCTTGCGGTCTTCCTCAGACACTGTAACATTCATTTCTTTATTGATAGCAGTGGTAATTCTCTCCAGTTTTCTTTCAGAGGCTGGGGACTGTCTGAGATCTCCAAGACTGATGCTGCAAAGGGTGCTTCTATCTTGCTCCTTGTTGCTACTCATAGATTTCTTTTTGAAACACAAATCAGCGTATGTTACTGGACGTTCATATGATTCATCCTTTTTGTTTTGCGTTCTTGTTGAAGTCCTTGAAGTCCTAGGTGCAACCTCTGGTGCTTTTTGATCTTTGGGCCTCCAGTCTTCTGTGCACCCTTGGATTAATCTCTCCCTCTCCGCCTTACACATGCGCAACagcctctttctttccctttcaTACATCTCATGCATAACTTTTACGACCTCAAAAGGCACGTCACGTCGCTCTGTTTTCAGCTGGTTCAGAGATTTGATCAAAAGTTCAACAGGTTTGATGCCAAGGCGCGCGCAAGACTCCAACGAGCGTGGACTTGTCAAAATATAGCGACTCCTTTGCGCTTCCACAGACTCGAAGTTGTTCAGATCCAAATGAAGAACTGGAGACGTAGATCGTACTTGTGTCATTGTTAAAAAGCAAGCAGAATACATCATACATCCATTTTAATTACAGTCTTTTACTGTTCTTCTTCGTCGCAGCATGGTGATGAGGTCAGGAAAGGATTAACTGGGTCTTATTTGTAATCACCATCCGCCTCTGTGTCCCGTCCATTTAACAGTTAGAAAAAAGTCACCAACAGCCCTGCAAAGCAATACAACTTGTTATTAGATAGGCTAGACTGACTATGACCAAATCGCATGCGTAATGTTAGATTGGCGTTACTTACAGATTATCTCACGACAACTAAGGTACTAAACAACTGTAATAGATACCTGTGTGTGCTACTGCAAATTACCTGTACCTACTTGTTGAAGCATTGCAAATCTACCACCAAGCAAAAGCACCCATCAAGAGCAGCTGGAAATGAGAGGTCTGGCTAGCTCATGCACGCTCGACAGTGGACGCTTTCAGTTCCCATAGAAACGTCTCTCAATAGGAAGACGACTTTCACTTTGCCTACAGCGCCATCTAGTGTTCAATTCATGAACCGGGTCAGATATTTTATTAAGAGGAGATAACGATACATAACCTAGACGTAATAGTCGTGGAATCGTTACCTGCTTACGCAAAAATACGCCCATACCATAATTTGATGCAACATAGATCAAATACATCCATAATTATCTACTACTGTATGTAATTAGAAACGATAAATTTACGTAGATTATCATACTCTGTCATATAGCGTTTCTGCCAGTTGTTATCTCCCTTGCTAAAAACGTCTCTCAGGATGTTTCTATGACGTATTTCCGCTGTTGTTCCTAGACACCGCgtagatttttatttcagtttctcAAACCAAAACGTAGCAGTTTAGTTGCAGTTTTAATGGGCATATTTATGATAGtctgaatgttttgtttatggtCATCGTATGACATAAGTACAATAGCTTGCAGATTAAAAGATACAAACTGAGTGACGAGGAACAACACGTCTCCAGCGCGCCTTTTGGTCACTATTGAGGTAACGTCCCCAGTTTTCTACTTGTGATAAGTTAGTTGTTTTGTTACGAATACGTTTACACTGTCTGGTTATTAAAGAGCAAATGGTGTTTGACAAGTCCCTGGTTTGCTAGCCCTACCAATGTTGATGTTGCTagcataaacaaataaacacaaaatacccCAGAAATGTGCTAGTGAGATTATCAGCAATCAACAAACAATGTTATTACAGTCAAATTGACCCTTTGTACAGTGTCGCAAAGGCTTTTGgaagttcatgttttaatatatcctaatgttttacagttttgtttcaggTTTTCACTGACTGATTGAAGATGAGAAGGTCAAAGGGGGATGGCGACGATGACAACAACCACAAGACCTCCACAGTCCGCAAGCGAGATCAGCGGCGTGACAGAGATCATGATGGTTCTGGGATTGACTCTGGAAATCTGCAGGACAATGATGACCATGTCAACAGACGAGAAATACGGAGCAAATACAGAGACCTGATCAACTCAGTGCAACGTGAGTGAGACTTCATAGATAGATCATAGAtcatacttttgttttgtccataaGTGTTCTTATTTTGATCCTTTGCCTTTCAGAGAATAGAGAGGATATGTTAAATCCTTCCAACAACATGCTCACAGAGGTTTTAGAAGAAGCAAACAAGCTTTTTAAAGATGGTATGTATACACCAAACATAACCATCTGCATAGTCTCTTTCTTATCAATATAAAACAATTTTGTCTTCTCCCCACAGTACGTCAGGCCAGAGAGGCAGCTCTAGATGCTCAGCTCCTTGTTGTGGCCACTGACCTTGGGAAAGAGAAAGCCAGTCAGCTGTGCGCAGAAGGGTCCTCTTTTGACCCTTCTGCTTTTGCTGAACACCTTGTGAGTGTCTATCACAGAAAAGGAAGATTGAGTGAAAGGCGCTGTACCTAAATTttacttaaaacatgaaaacagagctaattatttttacatggtttgcagtggtccaaagcaaTTCCTCACTTATCATATGCATTCcgatcatcctaattattcaccataaaGAGTTTATAAGCCTTTTGATAGCTCTCAGAggccagtgtggagttttgttgtgacggtaaagctaaccacaactagcatgctaactcgcactacctgattattggacaatacggtgctttataattagatgcagacagcacacctaacttattttgacctcaagagctggttatacaatatatctgtaatggagcaagacaaactttgctcaaatacacgggaTAAAATTCAGGGCCTTTTAATAATAGCTGCTAATCTTGCTTACGACTTCCTGTTTGTGCTGTTAGTTATCCTTCATGGGTCTAAACCGATTGGAGGATGCACAGAATGGCCAGCAGAATGGAGGTGAGGGATACCTGCCCGATGATGCATGGGACAGAGTGGCCCGTAGAGCGGAGTGCTGCTTCAAAACTGCCCCAACTTTCCATTACATGTGAGTGATGACTAACTTCTGTAtagttaatatttaatatgCGACTCTAATCCCCTTTTTTAATTGTATGCAAATATTATTTGTAGGTTGGGTTCATTTCATGCAGAGCCGCCGCCTCCGAAACAAAGAACTGAGAGACAAATAAGGGCACCAAACAAAGAAGCAAAAAGAATTATGCCTACTCAGGTAAATTTTGTATGTTATGTAATCTTTAAAGATTCTCACTGAACtgtcttaataaataaaagcaattGAAAGCTAGTTTTACTGTAGTGGTACAACAACatttgtaggcctgtcacaataattacattATCAACTTAATGTTTAATATATGATCGCAGGAACAATTTATTTTGGGGCTCTATTTTGCCATTATTATGGAATAACATAAGATTTGAGCTTCAGAGAGTAGAAGAACTTCTTTGGCTAATCACCGGTTAATTCTGTCATTTATTGGTTTTAGCTCaggctttttaatgatactctctatttaaaaatgggatTATTTTGTGTCACTGGCataaagtattttcaatattatcatttatcaaaaTTTCTCTGTAATAATATATTGTGCTTTAAaatttgtattgtcactgtcctcgtctgtttttaaaaatggaccatgagtccggattaaagatgaattgaattgttgtcgtgacaggcctactgtattgtagtggttgtagtggtAAAACATGTCTATATTTTTGGTTCCTGCTTTACTGTATAATATAGTAACTCTTTGTGCTCATAGCTTAAGAAAATGGAAGAATCTCAACAAGAAGCAACGGAAAAAGAGGTGGAGAGGATCCTGGGATACCTGAAGGGTTATTACAAAGAGGATCGTAAGTTGTGTTTATGATGACGTACTGtattgttatgtttgttttttagtaaaGTTAATGTGATTTGTGGCTTATTTTCAGCAACAGCTCCAATACCATATTATGAATTTGTCATTGACCCCAACTCATTTTCCCGAACTGTAGAAAACATGTTCCACACGTCTTTTTTAATCAGGGTAagattttgtttatatattttttgtttatatatgagTTAATATTCatggcaaggtaagtttatttgtatagcacagttcatacacaaactaattcaaagtgatttacagaataagaaaggcattaaaatcacaatataacaaatcaaaacataaataatcacaattaattagcctggatttaaacattgtcagagtagaggcctttctcacatcttcaggaagaatgttccaggttttagctgcataaaactgaaacactgattcccatgtttagtcctgactttagTCCTGACaccaggaggccggtccctgaaatcctcagagtgtgaaatggttcatatggcactaacatgttgggtCATCAGGTCTGTTGTTGGTATAATATCCTCATTTGTTTCTCAGGATGGTTTGGCCCGCATGTATCTAGATGATAACAGATTACCTTGTAtaggtgagttttttttttctttttttaggtttttttaaaactaaacaacAAATGCCATCTGAATTTGGTTTgactgaaattattattatttttttaatcctcTTCATCATAGCTCCTGCAGAAGAAGGTGGGATGGAGGATGGAGCATCAACAAGTCGAAAACAAGGTGTAACATCAATAAGTCTTAAAACATGGAAAGTAAGtactttttttattcttttctatttttaacacccagaaatcagaatcagaatgtgttaaaaatgtcattaattGATGTCAATCGTATATATGAAAGCCCTCTAAATTCAATGAGAGcttatatttcatatttgagagtgaacatggattaaaataaaattaaatacaataagaGGACATTGTTGTGTTTGCTTGAAAAATTAGAGTAGAGCTGCACTTTGttgccctctagtggtgaaAATGAATATATCACCATTTGCTTTGAGCATTGTCGTAAGACAATATTTCCGAAATCCAACAGAAATGGgataaaacatgtctttaaattCAGTAACCGAGGTTATGTAAGACAAATgtgaaagtgaaacaaaaaaatactgacAAATGTTACTTTGTGcccttattttcatttttatttttaatgagctCTTTTTGCAACTTTagtgatgttttttatttgtgtatcttCAAAGTAACCCTTACAATATTGTTCATAATTTGATATATTGCCCACCTCTACTTTGAACAAAACAAGTAGTGGAATTATTGAAAATGTCTTATaatgatttattgattgataaaaatgttaagaTAAAAAAGGAAACCATAATGTAATATGATTTTGtaatacttttaaaatttgCTTTCTTTTAGGAGCTGATAGAAGCCTTTGACATTACAGACACAATGATCCAACCTTTGAACGTGTCGCAGACTGAGTGATGGACAGTTGAAAGCTGTTAAACCCtaacacttttttatatttgaaatatCCATTCTTTTACTGCAAAGACTATTTTAAGTGCCAGTACTGTGCACAGTATTTGTTATGTATGTTAAcagcatgttttatttactggttttaaaacatttaataaaaacaaaatgcacagtTTATTTATGTACAACAGCTCGATAGAATACAGTTGCATGAATGGGGCTGGATCAATATGGTCTTGTATCTTTatacataggcctgtcatgataacaaatgttGAAGTGTGAAATATTGTTacagaaaatatagatgataaataatgatactgaaatttctaagccactgacacaaaaaatgaAAGTAGGGTTATTacattaaaccttttttttaattaacaatgtaataaagcgctgcaaaaaataaatgcctgaataaaaagcaaaagtaatTGTCATTAATGAGTTGTAGatgaaacaatacaattttGTATGGTTCATTATCATTTGCGCTCTAGAAGCGCAAATGATAATGAacaacacaaaattgttgacaTAGTGATTAATGTGATGTAATATcaaatttgtaatatttatagGCAACCAATGAATGAATAACAAAACAGCTCTGGTTGTTGGATCAGCCCACAGATCTTCACTGTGACACTGCAGATGTGAAGTTATTTCTTTCTAATGTATCTGATGTTCTCAGCTGCTCCTCCCATGACACACTGGGTCACAGACCTCAAGATTGACTTGCTTACTTAACTGCTTTTCCCAGGTAATATTTGGCTGCATGTTGTGGGATAAACTTCCGTAATAGGACTGATACTCCTGAACATGAATTTCATCCTGATCATGCAAGAGAATattgcattgtatttatttttgctttttctaGTCATTAATTATGATGTAATAGAAACACTGTATAGCTTTCTTGATTTTTAAAGACACAGGCTCTACTGATGCTGCTTGCTCtgcttccctctcttctctccctctctgtgcttTTCCCTCCAAAGcggtgcatgtgtgtgctcaGCCATGCAGTGATGAGAGGCTGAACTGCACATGAGACTGCAGAAGAGCTGAGCTACAATTCTCACATTCATTTGATTAGGCTGTCACTGCTGTGTAGACTTTATATAACAATGGCTTGAAAATCTATGCCAGTGGCGCTGTAACGTAGACAGAGGCGGACACACGCGCTCACTGTTGCTCCTGCTTAGATCTTGGCTGTCTCGGCGATGCTGTGCTGTGCGATCGGCAAGGATGCAGTTCTGCAGAAAGGTTTTGTGCAAGCCGTGTAGCGCCCGAGTCACCTCCCCAGAGGAGGACATGGAATACAAGATGGGCAGCTGCATTGGAATAGCAAACAGGAAGGTAAATAAGAGAGGTATTATTGGTCTTTATGTGTTAATTAAGGTGTTATACTGAGAGATGCTGAGTTAAGGCAGTGTGCACTCTCATGTTGGAGGAGGGGCGGTGTCAAGACTCTGAGAGAAGAGCTCTGATGGCAAAGGAGGAGTCAGAAATGATTACTACAAgaataaaatggacaaaatgagcAGTAAGCTAATATGGTGGTTGGGAATAACAGAATGGTCATGGTGGTACTGTGTATTCTGTATCCAAATCCAACCACAAGGAGGGTACACTTTGTGCTAGTTACAAGCCTGGATAAATTGAGAGATCGTGCTATGTCAGATCTGAATGGGAACAGTGGAAACTATGCACACAgtgattgtaaaataaatatttcaatagaTTGTAGTTTGGTTGTGTAGTCTGGTCAATCTTTGTGTCAGACCCAGGCCAACACAAATGAGttataaaagtaaagtaaaccgAAGTGTATAATAAGCAAATCTCTAAATGTTATTTAAGTTCTATGAAGTGACTGCATTGGGTCGGAGATTGTATTTATCCAGTTGTCAAATTGGCATTATAACTGTGCTATTATTAGCTTGGTAAATAAGCTGCCTTTAAGCATGTGCCAGTCTGTTTTTccccatgttttctttttcactttcaGCTACATCGTCTTAGTGTTCAGTGACTTATGGAAATATGTAATGTAGGCTATACCAGATTTCCTGTTTG encodes the following:
- the LOC117382679 gene encoding zinc transporter ZIP9 — protein: MDGGLTITLISVAMFLGCFILGFIPLLFTLSQRSLKFISILGAGLLCGTALAITIPEGVELLEDSLSGEDHSSVKASSDLNETQHDSRSTETVSSSRFIIGVALTFGFLLMFIVDQIGSYFSTRGITACLSNSTGLTATLGLTIHAAADGFALGAAVATAKVTVQVIIFLAVILHKAPASFGLVSYLMHTGLEKKYIQGHLLTFSAAAPIVAIATYFILHVSGSSSVNQNSTTGIGMLFSGGTFLYVATVHVLPEISSRAGDTDSLQPHPEGHLHQQHYMGLLESLTLIFGLGLPVILALGLDDD
- the LOC117382208 gene encoding coiled-coil domain-containing protein 177, whose amino-acid sequence is MTQVRSTSPVLHLDLNNFESVEAQRSRYILTSPRSLESCARLGIKPVELLIKSLNQLKTERRDVPFEVVKVMHEMYERERKRLLRMCKAERERLIQGCTEDWRPKDQKAPEVAPRTSRTSTRTQNKKDESYERPVTYADLCFKKKSMSSNKEQDRSTLCSISLGDLRQSPASERKLERITTAINKEMNVTVSEEDRKIAALMLARHEEEQMRLEQSYNEEQERKDARHKEDAEKMEEERKRLKKIKLGMKRWHEELEFRRRVRNKLETEKSTQLEQEVLLHEDRWRRLKEEVEVQRKEKLIAAVREAGERKRNQERLLRDKEEEDRKVLEQDRVVSVEREQRAKMNKALQEMKERRRLQEENRQELLRHVFTKQRIEQEEEEVEEQRRRELEKKMEVCSKKYAEVVDARLREIKERVAQEEEQIHRAKLRASLQKTEQLMHKRVLYEVSQRRMQKATQHASELNKSRAMQVKQRNRLREVCHQQMRERLQAEEEEVRKMKESCVVRKEWKIEKLRRQREQIQEEAHRLARASFHLRDRVRQHINNNNFDQRLKEAQLNAAMGHVKLI
- the nsmce4a gene encoding non-structural maintenance of chromosomes element 4 homolog A isoform X1; its protein translation is MRRSKGDGDDDNNHKTSTVRKRDQRRDRDHDGSGIDSGNLQDNDDHVNRREIRSKYRDLINSVQQNREDMLNPSNNMLTEVLEEANKLFKDVRQAREAALDAQLLVVATDLGKEKASQLCAEGSSFDPSAFAEHLLSFMGLNRLEDAQNGQQNGGEGYLPDDAWDRVARRAECCFKTAPTFHYMLGSFHAEPPPPKQRTERQIRAPNKEAKRIMPTQLKKMEESQQEATEKEVERILGYLKGYYKEDPTAPIPYYEFVIDPNSFSRTVENMFHTSFLIRDGLARMYLDDNRLPCIAPAEEGGMEDGASTSRKQGVTSISLKTWKELIEAFDITDTMIQPLNVSQTE
- the nsmce4a gene encoding non-structural maintenance of chromosomes element 4 homolog A isoform X2 encodes the protein MRRSKGDGDDDNNHKTSTVRKRDQRRDRDHDGSGIDSGNLQDNDDHVNRREIRSKYRDLINSVQQNREDMLNPSNNMLTEVLEEANKLFKDVRQAREAALDAQLLVVATDLGKEKASQLCAEGSSFDPSAFAEHLLSFMGLNRLEDAQNGQQNGGEGYLPDDAWDRVARRAECCFKTAPTFHYMLGSFHAEPPPPKQRTERQIRAPNKEAKRIMPTQLKKMEESQQEATEKEVERILGYLKGYYKEDPTAPIPYYEFVIDPNSFSRTVENMFHTSFLIRLLQKKVGWRMEHQQVENKV